In Paraburkholderia flava, one genomic interval encodes:
- a CDS encoding acid phosphatase encodes MNKKLICATPIAIAAALVLSGCGGDDVTSKPQLGAVQNVVVIYAENRSFDNLYGNFPGANGLQNVAAASTRQLDRDGSVLATLPQVWNGLTQTGVTPAITQAMTANLPNAPFAIDDPNGFNAPASATTRDLYHRFYENQMQIDGGKNDRFAAFADSGGLVMGHYTMNADKLPLWKIAQQYTLADNFFMGAFGGSFLNHQWLICACTPTYPNADKSPASGSISSVNTDGVSLTLAANSPASSLSGPPKFVNSGNLTPDFFAVNTMQPAYQPSGNKAASGGDANLADPSAATTLPPQTQQNIGDLLNSAGVSWAWYGGAWGAAVQAAQNGTSGVIYGANLTAPNFQPHHQPFNFFANLAPGSTNRSQHLLDGGLAGSEFIKAIDAGTLPAVSFYKPQGNLNEHAGYTDVTSGDQHIVDVITHLQNSPQWKNMVVIVTYDENGGFWDHVAPPKGDRWGPGTRIPALIVSPYAKKGFVDHTQYDTTSILRFITARYKLPALAGLTARDSALKANGNPAMGDLTNALDIAH; translated from the coding sequence ATGAACAAGAAACTGATCTGCGCGACGCCCATCGCGATCGCGGCAGCACTCGTGCTGTCCGGCTGCGGCGGCGACGACGTGACGAGCAAACCGCAACTCGGCGCCGTGCAAAACGTCGTCGTGATCTATGCGGAGAACCGCAGCTTCGACAACCTGTACGGCAATTTCCCCGGTGCGAATGGATTGCAGAACGTCGCCGCCGCGAGCACACGCCAGCTCGATCGGGACGGCTCGGTGCTCGCGACGTTGCCGCAGGTGTGGAACGGCCTCACGCAGACCGGCGTCACGCCCGCCATCACCCAGGCGATGACCGCGAACCTGCCGAACGCCCCGTTCGCCATCGACGATCCGAACGGCTTCAACGCGCCGGCCAGCGCAACGACGCGCGACCTGTACCACCGCTTCTACGAAAACCAGATGCAGATCGACGGCGGCAAGAACGACAGGTTCGCTGCGTTCGCGGATTCGGGCGGCCTCGTGATGGGTCACTACACGATGAACGCCGACAAGCTGCCGCTGTGGAAAATCGCGCAGCAGTACACGCTCGCGGACAACTTCTTCATGGGTGCGTTCGGCGGCTCGTTCCTGAACCACCAGTGGCTGATCTGCGCGTGCACGCCGACCTATCCGAACGCGGACAAGAGCCCGGCATCCGGCTCGATCTCGTCGGTGAATACGGACGGCGTGTCGCTGACGCTCGCGGCCAACTCGCCTGCGTCGTCGCTGTCGGGCCCGCCGAAGTTCGTCAACTCCGGCAACCTCACGCCCGACTTCTTCGCGGTCAATACGATGCAGCCGGCGTATCAGCCGAGCGGCAACAAGGCGGCCTCGGGCGGCGACGCGAACCTCGCCGATCCGTCCGCCGCGACGACGCTGCCACCGCAGACGCAGCAGAACATCGGCGACCTGCTGAACAGCGCGGGCGTGTCATGGGCATGGTACGGCGGTGCGTGGGGCGCGGCGGTGCAGGCGGCGCAGAACGGCACGTCGGGTGTGATCTACGGTGCGAATCTGACTGCGCCGAACTTCCAGCCGCATCACCAGCCGTTCAACTTCTTCGCGAACCTCGCGCCGGGTTCGACGAATCGCTCGCAGCATCTGCTCGACGGTGGTCTTGCAGGTTCGGAGTTCATCAAGGCAATCGATGCGGGCACGCTGCCGGCCGTGTCGTTCTACAAGCCGCAGGGCAACCTGAACGAGCACGCGGGCTACACCGACGTGACGTCGGGCGACCAGCATATCGTCGACGTCATCACGCATCTGCAGAACAGCCCGCAGTGGAAGAACATGGTCGTGATCGTCACGTACGACGAGAACGGCGGCTTCTGGGATCACGTCGCGCCGCCGAAGGGTGATCGCTGGGGTCCGGGCACGCGGATTCCGGCGCTGATCGTGTCGCCGTACGCGAAGAAGGGTTTCGTCGATCACACGCAATACGACACGACGTCGATCCTGCGTTTCATCACGGCGCGCTACAAGCTGCCCGCGCTGGCAGGTCTCACGGCTCGCGACAGCGCGCTGAAGGCGAACGGCAATCCGGCAATGGGCGACCTGACCAACGCGCTTGACATCGCGCACTGA
- a CDS encoding cytochrome c peroxidase: MRRGLTGIRIGAAAMGVSLVPLMMVALVACDAREPGAGAVGASGASGVSAASVPGSASAPAAKTDAPAGGQSRAEVYAAVRKMTAVGKQLFFDPSLSGSGKLACASCHSPERGFTAPNALAVQLGGSDMRQPGFRAVPTLKYLQSVPAFSEHFHDSEDEGDESIDAGPTGGLTWDGRVDHGADQARIPLLSTFEMGTTPHKVAAAVKAAPYAAEFRDAFGAKIFDSDDATFDAVLKALETFEQSPEIFYPYTSKYDAYLAGKTQLSAAELHGLQLFEDEKKGNCASCHLSQRARDGSPPQFSDFGLIAIGVPRNRALKVNHDPHYYDLGACGPERQDLKGRDEFCGIFRTPTLRNVALKKRFFHNGIYSSLDEVVRFYAERDTNPEKFYPVSKGVVQKFDDLPKRYWTNLNTDPPFDRKRGDAPSLDEAEIKDVVAFLGTLTDGYKVSVR, from the coding sequence ATGCGGCGTGGTCTGACGGGGATTCGAATCGGTGCGGCGGCGATGGGCGTGTCGCTGGTGCCGTTGATGATGGTGGCGCTGGTGGCGTGCGATGCGCGCGAGCCGGGGGCTGGGGCGGTGGGTGCATCGGGAGCATCGGGCGTGAGCGCGGCTTCTGTGCCTGGGTCTGCGTCTGCGCCTGCGGCGAAGACGGATGCGCCGGCCGGTGGCCAGTCGCGCGCCGAGGTGTACGCAGCGGTTCGCAAGATGACCGCGGTCGGCAAGCAGCTGTTCTTCGATCCGTCGCTGTCGGGGTCGGGCAAGCTCGCGTGCGCGTCGTGCCACAGCCCCGAGCGCGGCTTCACTGCGCCGAACGCGCTGGCGGTGCAACTGGGCGGCAGCGACATGCGTCAGCCCGGTTTTCGCGCAGTGCCGACGCTGAAGTACCTGCAGTCGGTGCCTGCATTCAGCGAGCACTTTCACGACTCGGAAGACGAGGGCGACGAGAGCATCGACGCGGGGCCGACCGGTGGTTTGACGTGGGACGGTCGAGTCGATCACGGTGCGGATCAGGCGCGCATTCCGCTGCTGTCGACGTTCGAGATGGGCACCACGCCGCACAAGGTCGCGGCGGCCGTGAAGGCGGCGCCGTACGCGGCAGAGTTCCGCGATGCGTTCGGTGCAAAGATCTTCGACAGCGACGACGCGACGTTCGATGCCGTGCTGAAGGCACTCGAAACCTTCGAGCAGTCGCCGGAAATTTTCTATCCGTACACGAGCAAGTACGACGCGTATCTCGCGGGCAAGACGCAGTTGAGTGCCGCCGAACTGCACGGCCTGCAGCTCTTCGAAGATGAAAAGAAGGGCAACTGTGCGAGCTGCCACCTCAGCCAGCGCGCCCGCGACGGTTCGCCGCCGCAGTTCAGCGACTTCGGCTTGATCGCGATCGGCGTGCCGCGTAACCGCGCGCTCAAGGTGAATCACGACCCGCACTATTACGATCTCGGTGCATGCGGACCGGAGCGTCAGGATCTGAAGGGCCGCGACGAATTCTGCGGCATCTTCCGCACACCGACGCTGCGCAACGTCGCACTGAAAAAGCGCTTCTTCCATAACGGCATCTACAGTTCGCTCGACGAAGTCGTGCGCTTCTACGCGGAGCGCGACACGAATCCGGAGAAGTTCTATCCGGTGTCGAAGGGCGTCGTGCAGAAGTTCGACGATCTGCCGAAGCGTTACTGGACCAATCTGAACACCGATCCGCCGTTCGATCGCAAGCGCGGTGATGCACCGTCGCTCGATGAGGCGGAGATCAAGGACGTGGTCGCGTTTCTGGGGACGTTGACGGATGGATATAAGGTGTCGGTGCGCTGA
- a CDS encoding NUDIX hydrolase, with translation MTSRTVSCGIVLLDPDGRLLLAHATETTHWDIPKGQGEEGETPHVAALRELVEETGIVLAADRLKDLGRFVYRRDKDLHLFAARAREDELDLSSCVCTSLFPRRSDGVMIPEMDAWRWVTLDEIAQYASRSLSRLFETTLSLAELHRTL, from the coding sequence ATGACATCGCGCACCGTCTCGTGCGGCATCGTGCTGCTCGATCCCGACGGTCGTCTGCTGCTCGCGCACGCGACCGAAACCACGCACTGGGACATTCCGAAGGGGCAGGGCGAAGAGGGCGAAACGCCGCACGTCGCGGCGCTGCGCGAACTGGTCGAAGAGACCGGTATCGTGCTCGCGGCAGATCGTCTGAAAGATCTCGGCCGCTTCGTCTACCGGCGCGACAAGGACCTGCATCTGTTCGCGGCCCGCGCACGCGAAGACGAACTCGATCTGTCGTCGTGCGTATGCACGTCGCTGTTTCCGCGTCGCTCCGATGGCGTGATGATCCCCGAAATGGACGCGTGGCGTTGGGTCACGCTCGATGAAATCGCGCAGTACGCGAGCCGCAGTCTCTCGCGTCTGTTCGAGACGACGCTGTCGCTGGCGGAGTTGCATCGGACGTTGTGA